TTTAAGGGGGGAATAAGCGTTGAAATTCCCTATTCAATCATTGATTATTCGGTTTTGACCATTAACGCGCGATGCAGTGAAGCGACTTGCCAAAGCGTGATCATTAGTTCTTTAGAAAGAAATAGGTGCGCGATGCGCCTCCAGCGCGGGCTTGCGAGATCGCGTGATGCGATTGTGAATTTCATGCATATTTTTTGAAGATTTTCGCGATCGCGCTACACATTTTGCTTTCTCTGTGCGATGCGTCTCCGGCGCCGGCTTGCGCGATCGCGTGATTCAGAAACAAACATAAAAATTCCAGAAAACTGCTCAATCGAAGTCAAACAACTACTGTGTAAAGGCTTGAGACTGTTTTTCCCTCACGATTGTTTAAGTTCCGCTAGAATAGTTCTCAGACGAAAGAACTGTTTTTATGCAATTACCGACCAAGGAAATCAATGCATTTTGTCAACGCTGGCAAATCACTGAATTTGCAGTCTTTGGTTCCTTTCTTAGAGAAGACTTTGGAGCGGAGAGTGATTTAGATGTCTTAGTTACTTTTGCTGAGGAAGCAAAGTGGACGCTGATCGACTTAGTCAACATGGAACAGGAATTAGAAGAAATTGTCGGGCGACCAGTTGACTTAATTGAAAAAAAAGGAATTGAACAAAGTAAAAATTGGATTCGCCGTCAAGAAATCTTAAATACAGCAGTTCCGATTAATTTAATGACCAATGAGCTGCCGTGATCAAGCTTCTCTGATCGATATCATCAAGGCAGCTCGACTGGCCTTAGAATTTATAGAAGGAATGAGTCAAGAAGAGTTTGAGCTTGATTTAAAAACGCAATCAGCAGTAATTTATCAAATTGCCATTATTGGAGAAGCAGTTAAGCGTTTATCGCCTGAATTTCGACAAGAGCATCCTGAAATTCCTTGGTCAGCAATGGCTGGGATGCGGGATAAGTTAATTCATGATTATGAAGGAGTTGATGTCAGTAGAATTTGGTTGACATTACAAAATAGCATACCGCAATTGCTGGTATTAATTGAACCCCTATTAGCGTCTGATATAGATTTTCACTCTTAAATTTGTTAATGGCGCGATTGCGTCTCGCAACCAATCAAAGATGCCATAGCGTGATATACAAAGGATTGAGATGGGTTGCAAATGATCAAATTATGGTCTCCCCTACGCGATGCCCCTCCGGCGCCGGCTTGCGCGATCGCGTGATGCGATTGTGAATTTCATGCATATTTTTTGAAGATTTTCGCGATCGCGCCACCCTTTTTGCTTTCTCTGCGCGATGCGCCTCCAGCACCTGAATCGAAGATTCAATCATCTTTGGAAACCACTACGCCAATCTAATTTCAATTTTTAGTGTTAATTTTTTACCCGCGCGACGGCTTTTTCGTAAGCTGGATCATGTTCAGCAAAGCTAATCACTAACACTCGTCGAGGAGAAGGCTTTTCATAAATCCGATACACTAACCGATAAGATACTTGATTCCAATCAATTTCGAGAGCGCGATATCCTTTTAATTTTCCTTTTAGAGCATGATTAGGAAATCCACTACAGTTATAAGGATCAACCACAAAAACTGCATCACAAATATCCTGAAAAATCTCCTGTAATTCTTGAGAGAGGTTTGGTAAGTCAGTTTCTCTTACCTCTTGGCGAGTTTTAACTTGATACTTAGACTTGATACCCACGTTCTCGCAATCGCTTTAAAGCCCCATCAACATCAATTTCCTGACCTTCTTCAACTACTGTAATCCATTGGCTGGGGTCATCTGGATCAAGAGAATCAATGCGTTGTAAGGCTTTTCCTTCGGCAGAGTCTGGATTGAGGTACGTCATTTCTCCCTCAATTTCAAAAGGGATCAGGTTTTCTGTTTTGGGATTAGACATAGAGATCATCACCGAATTATTTAAGACTTAATTGCTATTTTAGCGCGATACTCGTAGAGGGGTGACTTCGCCACATCGGGGTTTAGAATGAGGAGGAAGGCGCAATGTCGCTATGAGACTTGCCTACAGTAATCAGGTGCTGGTGGAAGTAGAGGGAAGCGCGATTTCAATCAGTCTAATGCCTGAAGCAATTGGCCAGTTTCAGCATTGCTTGCCGAAAAAGCGATGGTGCATTGTTGACCAACGGTCAAAGCAGGCGCCTTCCTAAACGGAAGGCGCCTGCTTTGACTTTCATATTTTTTGAGGATTTTCGCGATCGCGCTACACATTTTGCTTTCTCTGTGCGATGCGCCTCCAGCACCTGAATCGAAGATTCTAATCAGTTTCGGAAAACTTTGCCATTATGGAATGCGGAACCATTTGTAACGGATATGGAAACCCCTGACAAGCCAATGGGGGAGAAATATGTGAGTCAAAGAGAAATTGCTATGATGAGCAATTATAGGGAC
This genomic window from Cyanobacteria bacterium GSL.Bin1 contains:
- a CDS encoding DUF86 domain-containing protein; its protein translation is MSCRDQASLIDIIKAARLALEFIEGMSQEEFELDLKTQSAVIYQIAIIGEAVKRLSPEFRQEHPEIPWSAMAGMRDKLIHDYEGVDVSRIWLTLQNSIPQLLVLIEPLLASDIDFHS
- a CDS encoding nucleotidyltransferase, producing MQLPTKEINAFCQRWQITEFAVFGSFLREDFGAESDLDVLVTFAEEAKWTLIDLVNMEQELEEIVGRPVDLIEKKGIEQSKNWIRRQEILNTAVPINLMTNELP